In a genomic window of Dyadobacter fermentans DSM 18053:
- the sppA gene encoding signal peptide peptidase SppA yields MLQFLKYVLATFVGIILFLFLSFFILAGIGSLFSSEEKVVLDDKSVLKLDLNQPIQEVGVENPLSEFGIPFSGEDNVVGLKDILDALKSAKADDKIKGIYLKTEGPEAGWATLEEIRTALLEFKKSKKFVVTYGESYSEKGYYIASVADKIYLNPAGGIEWNGLSAEYSFFKGTFDKLEIKPLVFRVGEFKSAIEMFSRQDMSEASKKQSVELIGAINDNFLKNISASRSIPVDELKNLADSLAVENPKAALKYKFITHMGYQDELEAAMKKDLKVAADKSISYVGVNKYIQGASPVEKGDFNKRVGVLVAEGEITGGDGGDGNIGSEKFVKELKEIRENDKIKAVVIRINSPGGSALASDVMWREIQLTAKKKPVIASMSDVAASGGYYMAMGCDTIVAQPNTITGSIGIFGLIFNVTDFMNNKLGITFDGVGTSPHADWPTATREMTEFEKGMIQKSVNEGYETFTRKAAEGRKMPVEKLKSLAQGRVWSGVEAKQNGLVDVLGGVDDAIKLAAKAAKLNEGDYRIRYYPEKKRPLDEMFEKLMGNKEEKVTNKALGDLAPYVKMYKKLMNMGGMQTRMPFELVIR; encoded by the coding sequence ATGTTACAGTTCCTTAAATATGTCCTGGCGACTTTCGTCGGCATTATACTCTTCCTCTTCCTCTCCTTTTTCATCCTCGCGGGCATCGGCTCGCTTTTTTCGTCTGAGGAAAAAGTGGTACTCGACGACAAATCCGTCCTCAAACTCGACCTCAACCAGCCCATTCAGGAAGTGGGCGTCGAAAATCCGCTCTCCGAATTCGGGATTCCTTTTAGCGGCGAAGACAATGTGGTAGGGCTAAAAGACATTCTGGACGCATTGAAAAGCGCCAAAGCAGATGATAAAATCAAGGGAATTTATCTGAAAACGGAAGGTCCAGAAGCGGGCTGGGCCACATTGGAAGAAATCCGCACGGCGCTGCTTGAATTCAAAAAATCGAAGAAATTCGTGGTTACTTATGGAGAGAGCTATTCCGAAAAAGGTTACTACATCGCCTCCGTGGCCGACAAAATTTACCTGAACCCGGCCGGCGGCATCGAATGGAACGGACTTTCGGCGGAATACAGCTTCTTCAAAGGCACATTCGATAAGCTGGAAATCAAACCATTGGTATTCCGCGTGGGCGAGTTTAAGAGTGCCATCGAAATGTTCTCCCGCCAGGATATGAGCGAAGCGAGCAAGAAGCAATCCGTTGAGCTCATCGGCGCGATCAATGATAATTTCCTTAAAAACATTTCGGCATCCCGCAGCATCCCCGTGGATGAGCTCAAAAACCTGGCGGATTCGCTGGCCGTCGAAAATCCGAAAGCTGCATTGAAATACAAATTCATCACGCACATGGGTTACCAGGACGAGCTTGAAGCCGCCATGAAAAAAGACCTGAAAGTGGCCGCCGACAAATCCATTTCCTACGTGGGCGTGAACAAGTACATCCAGGGCGCCAGCCCGGTTGAGAAAGGCGACTTTAACAAGCGCGTAGGCGTGCTGGTGGCCGAAGGTGAGATCACCGGCGGCGATGGCGGCGACGGCAATATCGGCTCCGAGAAATTTGTGAAGGAATTGAAGGAAATCCGTGAAAACGACAAAATAAAGGCCGTGGTCATCCGTATTAACTCTCCCGGCGGCAGTGCCCTCGCTTCGGACGTGATGTGGCGCGAAATCCAGCTTACGGCCAAGAAAAAGCCGGTAATCGCCTCGATGTCCGATGTAGCGGCCTCAGGTGGCTACTATATGGCCATGGGCTGCGATACGATCGTCGCCCAGCCGAACACGATCACCGGCTCGATCGGTATTTTCGGGCTAATTTTCAATGTGACCGATTTTATGAACAATAAACTGGGCATTACATTCGACGGCGTGGGAACAAGTCCGCATGCCGACTGGCCTACCGCAACGCGCGAAATGACCGAATTCGAAAAAGGAATGATCCAGAAGAGCGTGAATGAAGGCTACGAGACATTCACCCGCAAAGCCGCAGAAGGTCGCAAAATGCCGGTTGAAAAACTAAAAAGCCTCGCGCAGGGGCGTGTATGGTCGGGTGTGGAAGCCAAGCAAAATGGCCTCGTGGATGTGCTCGGCGGCGTGGATGATGCGATCAAACTAGCGGCCAAGGCGGCCAAACTGAATGAAGGCGATTACCGCATCCGCTACTACCCCGAAAAGAAACGCCCGCTTGACGAAATGTTCGAAAAACTGATGGGCAACAAAGAGGAAAAGGTAACAAACAAGGCGCTCGGCGACCTGGCTCCCTACGTGAAGATGTATAAAAAGCTTATGAATATGGGTGGAATGCAAACCAGGATGCCGTTCGAGCTGGTAATCCGCTAA
- a CDS encoding YihY/virulence factor BrkB family protein yields MKRIKLFWSLLQDSFNEFLNDNGMKLSAALSYYTIFSLAPMLLVIISVFSIFFGREAIQGELFGQISGLVGASAASQLQDILKNAELSDKSGLAAGIGIGTLLIGATGVFAEMQDSINFIWAIKSKPKKGWLQYLKNRLISFSLILTLGFLLVVSLGASALVDLLSARLEALFSEASVVVFYIVNLALVLTIITALFTVIFKVLPDGDLRWKECIVGAAFTATLFLIGKFVISFYLGKSDLGAAYGASASIVILLTWIYYSSIILYFGAEFTKVYARLDGVAIAPNKHAVLIVRQELDKKTGAKITE; encoded by the coding sequence ATGAAACGTATCAAACTCTTCTGGTCTTTATTGCAAGACAGTTTCAATGAATTTCTGAACGACAATGGCATGAAGCTGAGTGCCGCACTTTCCTACTATACCATATTTTCGCTCGCTCCGATGCTGCTCGTGATCATTTCGGTTTTCAGCATTTTTTTTGGTAGGGAAGCCATTCAGGGCGAGTTGTTTGGGCAAATCAGCGGGCTTGTGGGTGCGAGTGCGGCGTCGCAGTTGCAGGATATCCTTAAAAATGCCGAGCTGTCGGACAAATCGGGATTGGCGGCAGGGATCGGGATCGGTACTTTGCTGATCGGGGCGACCGGGGTTTTTGCCGAAATGCAGGATTCCATCAATTTCATATGGGCCATTAAATCGAAACCGAAGAAAGGCTGGCTGCAATATTTGAAAAACAGGCTGATTTCCTTTTCATTAATCCTCACTTTGGGCTTTCTGCTGGTGGTATCGCTGGGAGCGAGCGCGCTGGTGGATTTGCTGAGTGCGCGACTGGAAGCGCTATTCTCGGAGGCATCGGTAGTGGTGTTTTACATTGTGAACCTCGCATTGGTCCTCACGATCATCACGGCATTGTTTACCGTCATTTTTAAAGTGCTTCCCGACGGCGACCTGCGCTGGAAGGAATGTATTGTAGGCGCTGCATTTACCGCGACTTTGTTCCTGATCGGGAAATTTGTCATCAGTTTTTACCTCGGGAAGTCCGATCTCGGTGCGGCATACGGCGCATCGGCGTCGATCGTGATATTGCTCACCTGGATCTATTATTCGTCCATTATCCTGTATTTCGGGGCTGAATTCACGAAGGTCTACGCTCGGCTCGATGGCGTCGCGATTGCTCCGAACAAGCACGCCGTGCTGATTGTGCGGCAAGAGCTCGATAAGAAAACTGGTGCTAAAATCACGGAGTAA
- a CDS encoding NupC/NupG family nucleoside CNT transporter, with translation MERFTGLLGIVLILGIAFAMSNNRKAINYRTVVVGLGLQFGLAVFILRTDIGQRVFQWLGEKVQKLLSFSDKGADFVFGTLVRPELMQRAFGPGNDFVFFFKVIPTIIFVAVLVNMLYHLGIMQRVVSLIARGVYWLMGVSGAEALSNVASTFVGQVEAQIMIKPYLKNMTNSELMASMTGSFACIAGGVMAVYISLGVPAPYLIAASLMAAPGALVISKIVFPETDKSDTKGMVKLEIQKTHANLLDAIAAGAGEGLKVGFNVIAMLIGFIALVALLDYLLGYIGGIFAFPQLSFNFILGKVFSVFAWAMGVPAKDIEAAGSLMGTKMVINEFVAYLDMVKLRDTLDHKTIVITSFALCGFANFSSIAIQVGGIGELAPSRRADLARLGFKALISGTLASYMSATLAGLLL, from the coding sequence ATGGAGAGATTTACAGGACTGCTGGGTATCGTCTTGATCCTGGGCATTGCCTTTGCGATGTCGAATAATAGAAAGGCCATCAATTATCGAACGGTGGTCGTGGGCCTGGGACTTCAATTCGGTCTTGCAGTGTTTATCCTCCGAACGGACATTGGGCAGCGGGTTTTTCAGTGGCTGGGGGAAAAAGTCCAAAAACTACTTTCATTTTCCGACAAAGGTGCCGATTTCGTATTCGGCACATTGGTGAGGCCCGAGCTTATGCAACGCGCATTCGGGCCGGGCAACGACTTCGTTTTCTTCTTCAAGGTCATTCCAACCATCATTTTTGTAGCCGTGCTGGTGAATATGCTCTACCATTTGGGCATTATGCAGCGCGTGGTGTCGCTCATCGCGCGCGGTGTGTACTGGCTGATGGGCGTGAGCGGTGCAGAAGCGCTTTCCAATGTGGCGAGCACGTTTGTGGGGCAGGTAGAGGCGCAGATTATGATCAAGCCTTATCTGAAAAACATGACGAATTCGGAGCTGATGGCGTCCATGACCGGTAGTTTCGCCTGCATTGCGGGCGGTGTAATGGCCGTTTATATCTCATTGGGCGTGCCGGCACCATACCTGATCGCGGCGAGCCTGATGGCCGCGCCGGGCGCATTGGTGATTTCCAAAATCGTGTTTCCGGAGACCGACAAGTCGGATACCAAGGGAATGGTGAAGCTCGAAATCCAGAAGACGCACGCCAATTTGCTCGATGCCATCGCCGCCGGTGCAGGCGAAGGCCTTAAAGTGGGGTTCAATGTGATTGCGATGCTGATCGGCTTCATCGCGCTCGTGGCATTGCTAGATTACCTGCTCGGTTACATCGGGGGCATCTTCGCGTTTCCGCAGCTGAGCTTCAATTTTATTCTAGGAAAAGTGTTCTCCGTCTTCGCATGGGCCATGGGCGTGCCCGCAAAGGACATTGAGGCGGCCGGTTCGCTGATGGGCACCAAAATGGTGATCAACGAGTTCGTCGCCTATCTCGATATGGTGAAGCTCCGGGATACGCTCGATCATAAGACGATCGTCATTACCAGCTTCGCGTTGTGTGGCTTTGCTAATTTCAGCTCCATCGCCATTCAGGTGGGCGGGATTGGCGAATTGGCACCGTCGCGACGCGCCGACCTTGCGCGGCTGGGGTTCAAGGCGCTGATCTCGGGTACGCTGGCATCGTACATGTCGGCCACACTTGCCGGTTTGCTGCTGTAA